CAACATATAAGCAACAATCAGCGCGATGACACCAACCACTACACTACTCAATACATAACTGAGCGCAAGACCAGAGTGACCTTGTCGCAGCAATTGAAACGTTTCTAAACCAAAACTCGAAAATGTGGTAAACCCACCTAAAATGCCGACCATCAAAAACAGGCGCGCCTCTTGTTGTAAGACCGGAAATTTCTGACTGAATGCGAAAAATATCCCTGCACATGCACAACCGATAATATTGATCCACCATGTTGGCCACGGAAATTGCAGATGTGGTTTCAGTAACAATAGTCCTGCACCGTAACGCAAACTTGCTCCAATTGCCCCACCCATTGCGACCAATAGCCAATTCATCATTCAATACTCTTACCTTGTGTATAACGTTTAATTTATCCACAGTTTTGCTCGATTCTGTGGATAGTTTAGACAATATCTTGAACCTAAATTTTATGAATTACCATGGAAGTTCTAGAAAAAATTGGTATATTCATCGCCATTGGAACTCAATGATCTCAAGGTTGAATACATCATGGCACAAGAACTTTTAGCACAATTGGCAGCAGGCGAAGCAAAATTTAGCGATGTGATTGCACACATCGATGCTGCATATACACATACGCCAACAGCGTTTAAAAATGGTTTACAACACAATGCTGCAACTGAAAACCAAGGCAGTGCTAAAGTTTTTTCTTTTGCTAAATTAAATGGGTTAGATCAAGCACAGACCTTAAGTTTATTTGCTGAACATTATGCTGCTGTACTGGCAACACCTGATGCAACTGACCATCAAAACATTCGTCAATTTATGATTAATGGCTGGGATGGCATCGAATTTGAAGGCACGGCTCTTATTGCTAAATAATGTCAAATTCTAAAAAAACCGCTCATTTGAGCGGTTTTTTTAGAATTTGAACGGCAAGATTAACTGCGTGAAACTTTCTCAATCCATTGGATTGAATTGACACGGAATACTTCACACGCACCATCACCAATATCGGTCGGTGTTAATGATGATGTCCAGACCATATCTTTATCTTTGACTTCAACTAATTCACCTTTCAAACGCACTAAATCACCACGTTGGACATTTTTAATGGCTTTGGCAATTTGTGGATTGGCAGGGATGATATGCATATTTGAAACCATCTGCATAGCCTGTTCTTTAGGAACAGGGACACGGTCCATTTTCCAATTTAAAAAGCGGTCATATTGATTCACCGTAATATGACGGGCAATTTCAGGCTCTGCAAATAAGCCCCAACTCACAGCATAATCAATTGGGGAAAACTTCGCTTGTTCATCATCTTGATATTCTTTTGAACCCAAAATACGAAAATCACCCTTAAATGGTTTTAGCACTGAAATAGACTGACCTTGAGCCACAGGAGGTAAACCTTTCGCAATATTGTGCTCAATCGATGCTTGGCTATACATCGGAATCATTAAACATGCCACAAGCGCAGAAACAGTCAGTGTTTTGAACATCATTTTGCGATTCATTCCATATATCATTTGAACCATCATGCATTGATACTAATGCTTTTTGCCCATTCAAACTGTTGAATTGGGTAACAAATTGCAGAATATTGTGCAAATCATGAAGTTCACAAAAGCTGTTTTTATGCTTAAGCTAGATGCAATATCTTTATTATTCTTAGAACATCATGCTTTATAAACTCTATCAAAAACATATTTTTCCGCATGTTTTAAACCAAGTCATGCAAACCCCGTCTTTAATGGATTTACGTCGTGAACTTCTGCTGGATGTTTCTGGTGAAGTTTTAGAAATTGGCTTTGGTTCAGGTCTCAATTTAGCTTTTTATCAACGGGTAGATTGCGTTTTTGCGCTCGAGCCAAATATGGAAATTTTCCAATTGGCAGAGGAACGGATCAAACTTGCGCCTTTTCAGGTTGAGCACATTCAATCAGGTGCAGAAGCCATTGCTTTAGCGGACAACAGCATTGTACATGTCGTATCGACATGGACTTTATGCAGCATTCAACAACTTGAGCAAAGTCTGCAAGAAATTTATCGCGTCCTACAACCAGGTGGTATGTTCCATGTCGTGGAGCATGTGTTGAACCGCGAACATCTTAATATTCAACGGTTACAGCATCTTCTTACCCCTATTCAAAAACGTGTTGCTGATGGATGTCATCTTAATCGGGATATTGAAACAGCCATCTTAAGTACAGGTTTTGAGATCGAAAAACTGAATTATGTCGATGCTGAAGGCATTCCGAGTATTGGGAAGCGGATGCTCTTAGCGCATTTTAAAAAACCTTATTAAAGCGGTTTAATATCTCGAACTAAAAAAAGATGACACTGCGAATTATTTTTATGGCGAAAACCCACCAAATAAGGCTGCTTGGTTTTCGCAGCATTCACTTTGACCCAATCCCCCTCAAGTTGAATGGTCTGTTTCGACTTTAAATGCCGAATCTGAGCAGCGACTTCATCGGTGGCTGCAATCACAGAAAGATTTAACAATTGCGGAATCAGCGATTTTAATTGTTGAGGGGATAGGTCTTGAGCAATGACCTCAAAACAACGCTGATCTTGCTCAAAGTCGAATCCTTTTAAGCTCCCTAGACTTAAAGATTTTGGTGCGAGTAAGACATCAATATTACTCAAGTATGCTAAATCATTAAAACTAGAAACCATCGGTGCGGCGGGATGAAGCATACGCTGACCTGGACTGTAATAACGTTTATCCACCACCTGGTAAGTACCACTGTGTGGCTCGACAACCTCAACATT
This window of the Acinetobacter sp. NCu2D-2 genome carries:
- a CDS encoding HopJ type III effector protein; the encoded protein is MAQELLAQLAAGEAKFSDVIAHIDAAYTHTPTAFKNGLQHNAATENQGSAKVFSFAKLNGLDQAQTLSLFAEHYAAVLATPDATDHQNIRQFMINGWDGIEFEGTALIAK
- the crcB gene encoding fluoride efflux transporter CrcB, which encodes MNWLLVAMGGAIGASLRYGAGLLLLKPHLQFPWPTWWINIIGCACAGIFFAFSQKFPVLQQEARLFLMVGILGGFTTFSSFGLETFQLLRQGHSGLALSYVLSSVVVGVIALIVAYMLCRLVLR
- a CDS encoding class I SAM-dependent methyltransferase; translation: MLYKLYQKHIFPHVLNQVMQTPSLMDLRRELLLDVSGEVLEIGFGSGLNLAFYQRVDCVFALEPNMEIFQLAEERIKLAPFQVEHIQSGAEAIALADNSIVHVVSTWTLCSIQQLEQSLQEIYRVLQPGGMFHVVEHVLNREHLNIQRLQHLLTPIQKRVADGCHLNRDIETAILSTGFEIEKLNYVDAEGIPSIGKRMLLAHFKKPY